The segment ATATCCCCTTTTCTAAGGTTTTGTAATGGAATTGATGTTTTAGCGGCAAGCATCCTTAACATTAATTGTTCTGCAGGCATCTCTAAAGAGAAAAAGATAACACCATTTCCCGCTTCAACATTTGCTAATGCCATATTTAATACAAGTGCTGTTTTACCCATTGCAGGTCTTGCTGCTAAGATAATTAAATCCCCTTCATTAAACCCTGTTGTTCTTTTATCTAAATCAAAAAAACCTGTTGTTCTACCTGTAAGGTGTTGATTTCCTAGTTTTTTCATCTTCTCAATATAAGAAAGAGTATCAGCAGTAATTGTCTCCATATGCTTTAATTCTGAAGTTGCACTATCAGTTGAGATTTTATAAAGTTCGCTTTGAACAACATCTAAAGCATCATTTGCACTTGTTTCCTCTTCAAGGGAAACTTTTTTAATAGTGGTTGCTAGAGTTGTAAGTTCTCTTTTTACAGAAGCATCTTTAATCTCTCTTACATATGCTAAAGTATTTGTTATTGGATTTGCAGATAAAATCTCAAGTAAAATTGAATCATCAACCTCTTTTGAATCAACTCTTTTTCTAATAAACTCTTCATCAATTGGCATTGCCAAATCGTGTAGTTTTATCATCACTGCAAAAATCTTTTGATGAGCAGGTAGATAAAAATCTTTTGGTTTTAAAACACCTAATACATCTTCTAACTCTTCAGGATTAAAAAGAATTGAACTTAAAACTGCTCTTTCAATATTTATACTATATACACTATCCATTAAATCTCCATTTTTATAAGCTAAAGATTATAGCTAAAGAGTCATTATCTTCAAGTTAATTTTAGATGCTTTGCTTTAGAATAAAAAACTTAATTTATAAGGTAAAAAATGAACAATCAATATGAACTTTCTACAAAATGTCTAATAATAGGAGGAGGCCCTGCTGGATCAACCTTAGCTAGAAAGTTATCAAAAAATAGTATTGAAAATATTTTAGTAGAAAAAAATCTCAATTATGACAAACCTTGTGGAGGAGGAGTAAAATCGATTGTATTTGAGGAGTTTGATTTACCAAAAGAGTTTGAAAATAAAAAAATCAATATATGTAAACTTCATTCACCAAAATATAGTGTTAAAGTTGATATTTCAAATACACCAATTTCAATTGTATTAAGACAAGAATTTGATAAAAAAAATAGAGAATTAGCAAAAGAAGCTGGAACAATTTTAATAGAAGGAAGATATAAAAAAGCAGAAAAAACAGGAAACTATTATTTAGTAAAAATAGAAACAAAAAATAAAACTCTAATTATAAAAACAGAATATTTAATAGGTGCAGATGGTGTTAAATCAAGTGTAAGAAAAGATTTATTTAATTCAACAGTAAATGCAATATTAACAAACTACTGTAATATCCCAAATAAGGATATTGATTTTTGTGAATTTTATTTTGGTAAAAACTATGCCCCAAATGAATACGCTTGGGTATTCCCCCACGGAAATAAACTCTCTATTGGTGCAGGATTAAAAGAAGGAACAAATGCAAAAAAACTTTTTCCAATATTCAAAAAAAAGATTATTAAAAATGATGAAACAAAGGTAAATGGTTTTTTCATACCAATTTGGGAAAAGGATGATATATTTTTTAAAAATAACGTTTTTTTACTTGGTGATGCTGCTGGACAAGTTTTACCATTTACATATGAAGGTATCTATTATGCAATAAAATCTGCTGATATTTTAGCCAATGCCATAATAAAAGAAGACCCCTATTTTTATGAAAAAGAATGGAATAAAAAATTTCGTAAAAGATTTGATTTTTTCAAAACAATGCAAAAAATATTTTTAAGTTTCGATTTTATGACGAATAAATTAATTAAATTTTTTCAAAATAAAAAACTGCAAAGACGAGGATTGGCATATTGGGAGGGGACAGCTAAACCTTTAACTTCAGGTCAAGCTGCTCTAAAACTTTTTAAATATCTTTTTAAAAATTAATCCTCTTTTTTAGCTTCTGCCTCAACCTCTTCTAAAAATCTATCAAGAAGTTGTTCTGTTGGAAGCTTTGCAATTGTCTCACCTTTTTTAATAATAAGACCTACACCTTTTCCATAAGCAATAGCAACATCTGCAGCTTTAGCTTCACCTAAAGCATTTACAACGCATCCCATAACTGATACATTTAGAGGTTTTTTAATATGTTTTGTTTTTTCTTCAACTTGGGCAACTGCACTTACTAAATCAGCTTCAATTCTTCCACAAGTTGGGCAAGAGATTATATTCAGTCCCTCTTTAGTAAGACCCGCATCTTTTAATATTGCGCGTCCTACTTCAATCTCCTTTTCAAGCTCACCAGTAATAGAGATTCTCATAGTATCTCC is part of the Arcobacter arenosus genome and harbors:
- a CDS encoding replicative DNA helicase; this encodes MDSVYSINIERAVLSSILFNPEELEDVLGVLKPKDFYLPAHQKIFAVMIKLHDLAMPIDEEFIRKRVDSKEVDDSILLEILSANPITNTLAYVREIKDASVKRELTTLATTIKKVSLEEETSANDALDVVQSELYKISTDSATSELKHMETITADTLSYIEKMKKLGNQHLTGRTTGFFDLDKRTTGFNEGDLIILAARPAMGKTALVLNMALANVEAGNGVIFFSLEMPAEQLMLRMLAAKTSIPLQNLRKGDMDDKQWTDLTNAFEDLNQKKLFVDDGGSININQLRARVRKLAQNEANNISMVIIDYLQLMQGTGNKDRHQEVSDISRGLKMLAREMKIPIIALSQLNRGLENRPDKRPMLSDLRESGAIEQDADIIMFVYRDDVYKEREEAKKEKEAQDKGEEYKSKFVNKPVEEAEIIIGKQRNGPIGTVKLDFQKQFTRFVNKDNPNEAPIEVVFESISDSGKETQIDVPEIL
- a CDS encoding geranylgeranyl reductase family protein codes for the protein MNNQYELSTKCLIIGGGPAGSTLARKLSKNSIENILVEKNLNYDKPCGGGVKSIVFEEFDLPKEFENKKINICKLHSPKYSVKVDISNTPISIVLRQEFDKKNRELAKEAGTILIEGRYKKAEKTGNYYLVKIETKNKTLIIKTEYLIGADGVKSSVRKDLFNSTVNAILTNYCNIPNKDIDFCEFYFGKNYAPNEYAWVFPHGNKLSIGAGLKEGTNAKKLFPIFKKKIIKNDETKVNGFFIPIWEKDDIFFKNNVFLLGDAAGQVLPFTYEGIYYAIKSADILANAIIKEDPYFYEKEWNKKFRKRFDFFKTMQKIFLSFDFMTNKLIKFFQNKKLQRRGLAYWEGTAKPLTSGQAALKLFKYLFKN